A DNA window from Malus domestica chromosome 12, GDT2T_hap1 contains the following coding sequences:
- the LOC103450197 gene encoding uncharacterized protein isoform X1, with product MSFQNHSLWMAKGTGCLNEGEALYDNSSRIEPKRSHQWFMDGPEVGIFPNKKQVVEVPNNNLYSGMLNANVSPWGNVPGFHSFSGQFAERSFDCEIDRAVKFDDTNIPSVGTEKMNLARKVNEDLFGNDSSFGLSMSNTLEDPRSSPNYSGFRKVKVSEVKDSENGMPFSIGQTYIQADNDAMLASHAYKAKDNSTSTGPMYKKGDDNFISMSDTYSRADNGFISMGQPFNKGDESISFGQSYKESNNTLLMGQTCNKSDNNIISIGQTYKVEENTISTDNFYNKGEGSTISVGHATHAYSKGDNNMLSVGHSYNKRESTIISFGGCDDDDVNTSAVSGYELLMGQPFVKTETVNEKESSKSNSAAFVNVPHITAGNENVLKKIVEQKTSKKVPPNNFPSNVRSLLSTGMLDGVPVKYTAWSREKELQGVIKGCGYLCGCQSCDFSKVINAYEFERHAGCKTKHPNNHIYFESGKTIYGTVQELRSTPQNMLFEVIQTITGSPINQKSFRLWKESFMAATRELQRIYGKEEGKQLK from the exons ATG TCTTTTCAGAATCACAGCCTATGGATGGCAAAGGGTACTGGGTGTTTAAATGAAGGTGAGGCGCTGTATGATAATTCCTCTAGAATTGAGCCTAAGCGTTCTCATCAGTGGTTCATGGATGGTCCTGAGGTAGGGATATTCCCCAACAAGAAACAGGTTGTTGAAGTTCCAAACAACAATCTGTATTCGGGAATGTTAAATGCAAATGTTTCTCCGTGGGGAAATGTTCCTGGTTTTCACTCATTCTCTGGCCAATTCGCTGAAAGGTCATTTGATTGTGAAATAGACCGGGCTGTGAAATTTGATGACACGAACATTCCGTCTGTTGGAACGGAAAAGATGAATTTGGCTAGAAAAGTTAATGAGGATCTATTTGGGAATGACTCCTCATTTGGTCTATCTATGTCCAATACACTAGAAGATCCTAGATCCAGTCCTAATTACAGTGGATTTAGAAAAGTCAAAGTTAGTGAGGTAAAGGACTCTGAGAATGGCATGCCCTTTTCAATAGGACAAACTTATATTCAGGCAGATAATGATGCCATGTTGGCGTCTCACGCTTACAAGGCCAAAGACAACTCAACTTCCACGGGTCCCATGTATAAGAAAGGGGATGACAACTTCATATCCATGAGTGATACCTACAGCAGGGCAGATAACGGCTTCATATCAATGGGGCAACCCTTTAACAAAGGGGATGAAAGCATATCATTTGGTCAATCGTACAAGGAGAGCAATAACACCCTGTTAATGGGTCAGACATGCAATAAGAGTGATAATAATATCATTTCTATCGGCCAAACCTATAAGGTAGAGGAAAATACCATATCAACAGATAATTTCTACAATAAAGGGGAAGGGAGTACCATATCCGTTGGTCATGCGACTCATGCCTACAGCAAGGGTGACAACAATATGTTGTCAGTTGGGCACTCTTATAATAAGCGAGAGAGTACTATCATATCCTTTGGCGgatgtgatgatgatgatgtgaaTACCTCTGCAGTCTCTGGTTATGAACTTCTGATGGGTCAACCTTTTGTGAAAACAGAAACTGTGAATGAGAAAGAATCAAGCAAATCAAATTCCGCTGCATTTGTTAATGTACCTCATATAACTGCTGGAAACGAAAATGTCCTGAAAAAGATAGTTGAACAGAAAACATCTAAGAAGGTTCCTCCGAACAACTTCCCTTCAAATGTGCGAAGTTTGCTGTCAACAGGTATGCTGGATGGAGTTCCTGTAAAGTATACAGCCTGGTCGCGGGAG AAGGAGCTGCAGGGTGTTATCAAAGGTTGTGGGTATCTATGTGGCTGTCAGTCGTGCGACTTCTCAAAG GTAATCAATGCATATGAATTTGAGCGTCACGCTGGTTGCAAAACGAAACACCCAAATAATCACATATATTTTGAGAGTGGTAAAACTATATATGGGACTGTTCAAGAGCTCAGGAGCACACCACAGAATATGCTGTTTGAAGTTATTCAGACTATTACTGGTTCGCCTATCAATCAGAAATCCTTCCGCCTTTGGAAAG AATCCTTTATGGCAGCAACACGTGAACTTCAGCGTATATATGGCAAGGAAGAGGGGAAACAGCTTAAATGA
- the LOC103450197 gene encoding uncharacterized protein isoform X2, with the protein MAKGTGCLNEGEALYDNSSRIEPKRSHQWFMDGPEVGIFPNKKQVVEVPNNNLYSGMLNANVSPWGNVPGFHSFSGQFAERSFDCEIDRAVKFDDTNIPSVGTEKMNLARKVNEDLFGNDSSFGLSMSNTLEDPRSSPNYSGFRKVKVSEVKDSENGMPFSIGQTYIQADNDAMLASHAYKAKDNSTSTGPMYKKGDDNFISMSDTYSRADNGFISMGQPFNKGDESISFGQSYKESNNTLLMGQTCNKSDNNIISIGQTYKVEENTISTDNFYNKGEGSTISVGHATHAYSKGDNNMLSVGHSYNKRESTIISFGGCDDDDVNTSAVSGYELLMGQPFVKTETVNEKESSKSNSAAFVNVPHITAGNENVLKKIVEQKTSKKVPPNNFPSNVRSLLSTGMLDGVPVKYTAWSREKELQGVIKGCGYLCGCQSCDFSKVINAYEFERHAGCKTKHPNNHIYFESGKTIYGTVQELRSTPQNMLFEVIQTITGSPINQKSFRLWKESFMAATRELQRIYGKEEGKQLK; encoded by the exons ATGGCAAAGGGTACTGGGTGTTTAAATGAAGGTGAGGCGCTGTATGATAATTCCTCTAGAATTGAGCCTAAGCGTTCTCATCAGTGGTTCATGGATGGTCCTGAGGTAGGGATATTCCCCAACAAGAAACAGGTTGTTGAAGTTCCAAACAACAATCTGTATTCGGGAATGTTAAATGCAAATGTTTCTCCGTGGGGAAATGTTCCTGGTTTTCACTCATTCTCTGGCCAATTCGCTGAAAGGTCATTTGATTGTGAAATAGACCGGGCTGTGAAATTTGATGACACGAACATTCCGTCTGTTGGAACGGAAAAGATGAATTTGGCTAGAAAAGTTAATGAGGATCTATTTGGGAATGACTCCTCATTTGGTCTATCTATGTCCAATACACTAGAAGATCCTAGATCCAGTCCTAATTACAGTGGATTTAGAAAAGTCAAAGTTAGTGAGGTAAAGGACTCTGAGAATGGCATGCCCTTTTCAATAGGACAAACTTATATTCAGGCAGATAATGATGCCATGTTGGCGTCTCACGCTTACAAGGCCAAAGACAACTCAACTTCCACGGGTCCCATGTATAAGAAAGGGGATGACAACTTCATATCCATGAGTGATACCTACAGCAGGGCAGATAACGGCTTCATATCAATGGGGCAACCCTTTAACAAAGGGGATGAAAGCATATCATTTGGTCAATCGTACAAGGAGAGCAATAACACCCTGTTAATGGGTCAGACATGCAATAAGAGTGATAATAATATCATTTCTATCGGCCAAACCTATAAGGTAGAGGAAAATACCATATCAACAGATAATTTCTACAATAAAGGGGAAGGGAGTACCATATCCGTTGGTCATGCGACTCATGCCTACAGCAAGGGTGACAACAATATGTTGTCAGTTGGGCACTCTTATAATAAGCGAGAGAGTACTATCATATCCTTTGGCGgatgtgatgatgatgatgtgaaTACCTCTGCAGTCTCTGGTTATGAACTTCTGATGGGTCAACCTTTTGTGAAAACAGAAACTGTGAATGAGAAAGAATCAAGCAAATCAAATTCCGCTGCATTTGTTAATGTACCTCATATAACTGCTGGAAACGAAAATGTCCTGAAAAAGATAGTTGAACAGAAAACATCTAAGAAGGTTCCTCCGAACAACTTCCCTTCAAATGTGCGAAGTTTGCTGTCAACAGGTATGCTGGATGGAGTTCCTGTAAAGTATACAGCCTGGTCGCGGGAG AAGGAGCTGCAGGGTGTTATCAAAGGTTGTGGGTATCTATGTGGCTGTCAGTCGTGCGACTTCTCAAAG GTAATCAATGCATATGAATTTGAGCGTCACGCTGGTTGCAAAACGAAACACCCAAATAATCACATATATTTTGAGAGTGGTAAAACTATATATGGGACTGTTCAAGAGCTCAGGAGCACACCACAGAATATGCTGTTTGAAGTTATTCAGACTATTACTGGTTCGCCTATCAATCAGAAATCCTTCCGCCTTTGGAAAG AATCCTTTATGGCAGCAACACGTGAACTTCAGCGTATATATGGCAAGGAAGAGGGGAAACAGCTTAAATGA